Part of the Streptomyces showdoensis genome, AGAGACTGGTCTAGACAACCGCTGAAAGTTGAAGGGCAACCACCATGGCTGAGCGCCGCGTCAACGTCGGCTGGGCCGAGGGCCTGCACGCCCGCCCCGCCTCCATCTTCGTCCGTGCCGCCACGGCCGCCGGCGTCCCCGTGACGATCGCCAAGGCCGACGGCAACCCGGTCAACGCCGCGTCCATGCTCGCGGTGCTCGGCCTGGGTGCCCAGGGCGGCGAGGAGATCGTGCTCGCTTCGGACGCCGATGGCGCCGAGGCCGCGCTCGACCGCCTGGCGAAGCTGGTCGCCGAGGGTCTCGAGGAGCTCCCCGAGACCGTCTGACCCGTCTCCTCCCCGACGACGGATCGCGAGAGGGCCGCACCTGCCGGAATTCCGGCGGCTGCGGCCCTTTCTGTTCCCGCTTCCACTTTCCGCATTCGATTCCGCGTGACGCCCCCGCCCGTCACAAGAATTCGGGCAGCACGAAATAAGCGGATCCGTGAATTGTCTTCCTCTTGTATACGGTGCCCGTGTTAATTCCGCGGACCCGCGATGTTGACGACATGTTGCGGAACCCTCACACGGGTACGCTCCGGCCGCCTCGGCCGGTGCAGCGGCAGCGAACGCTCCACGTGCAGCGCGGTCAGGGCGCGGGCGCGCTCGGCGTCCCCGCGCGCGACGG contains:
- a CDS encoding HPr family phosphocarrier protein, producing the protein MAERRVNVGWAEGLHARPASIFVRAATAAGVPVTIAKADGNPVNAASMLAVLGLGAQGGEEIVLASDADGAEAALDRLAKLVAEGLEELPETV